TTACACCCGCCAGAAGTCTGATTAGCCCCTTATAATGCCGCCTATGATTCCGATACTTATGTACCATCAGGTCGGCGTGCCCGCGCCCAAAGGCTCGCCGTATCGTGGTTTGACCGTGCATCCCACCGACTTCCGGCGCCAGATGACCTGGCTCAAGCGCTTGGGTTACCGGGGCCTTTCCATGGCCCAGTTGATGCCGTACCTGCGCGGTGAAAAGCAGGGCAAGGTGGTGGGGATCAGCTTTGATGATGGCTATCGAAACGTCTTTCAGAACGCCATGCCGGTGCTGGACGAGTTGGGTTTTACCGCGACCAATTACATTGTTGCCCGTCATCTGGATGGCTCCAATTTCTGGGATCAGCCCAAAGGCGTACCGCATTCCGGTCTGATGTCTTTGCCCGAATTGCGGGCCTGGGTGAATGCTGGGCACGAAGCGGGTTCGCATACGCTCGATCATGTACATTTGACTGATGTCTCTTCGGAAATTGCGCATTACCAGATTGCGCAATCCAAGGCAGAGCTGCAAGAGGCGTTGCAAGTAGAGGTCAGCGCCTTTTGTTATCCCTATGGGGATCAGAATCAGGGGATTCGCGAGCAGGTGCGTCAAGCGGGCTACCTGAATGCCACCACCACCAACCGGGGGCTGGCCCGTCTCGATGATGATCTGTTTGACCTGCCACGTGTCACTGTCTCGCGTTCCACGAATATTTTGCGTTTCCTCCAAAAATGCGTGACGCGGCTGGAAGACAAGCGCCGGACGGTATCCCGCTCATGAGCTCAGGGCAAGCCCAGGATACTGACGTGGCGATTCCCGAGCGCCTGCGCATTGCGTTTGTGGTCGACCGCTTTGGCAACCGCTTCGGGGGCGCCGAGGCCTATGGCGTTGAACTGATGCGCGAGTTGGCGCAGCACCATGAAATCACTGTCTTTGCACGCGAATATGACAGCCGCTGCGACCTGAAGCTGGCCTATGTCCCTATCCGTCATTGGGCACGCTGGCCGGGCTGGATACGCGGTATTCTCTTTGCGCGCCAGGCGGCCAAGGCCACTGCCCAGGGCTTTGATATTGTTCATTCGCATATGAATGGTTGGTGTGGTGATGTGGAGGTCGTTCATGTGACCCCCGTTCGTTTTAACTGGCGGGTGCGGCCTTTGCCCTGGCTGAAAAAGCTGGGCTCGTATTTCAGCCCTCGGGTCTGGGGTTATCTGGGTTTGGAAAAGCGTCGTTTGCGTCCTGGGCCGCATGCTGTTGTTGCGGTATCGGGATTGATTGCCGAGCAATTGCAGCAATCGTATGGCAATGTGCATGATTATCCGGTGATTGCTCCCGGTGTGCTTATGCCCAAAGCGGACCCTCAGGGAGTCGAGCGTGCCCGTGTTCGCGAGTCCCTGGGTTTTAACAAGGAACAGGTGGTGTGCCTGCTGGTGGCACGCAATCCGCTGCGCAAGGGCTTAAATACCGTCTTGCACGCCCTGGCGACACTACCCGATCATTACCGTCTGCTGGTTGTAGGAGGGAAACCAGGGCTGCGGGATCAAATACGACAGCAGTTGCAGGCCTTGAACATGCAGGATCGCGTGATCTTGCAGGGGGAAACGTCCAACGTCGAACCGTTTTATCGTGCTGCCGATATTTACGTACACCCCACCCTGAATGACAGCTTTGGCATGGCGCCTTTAGAGGCTATGTCTTATGGCTTGCCCGTGGTCTTGAGTCCGGCCCCCTGGTGTGGCTTTGCCCAGTATGTGCAGGGTGGCTATCATGCGCTGTTGCTCAGCCATCCCGAAGATGCCCGGGAATTGGCCCAAGGTATCGAGGCAATCAGCAAAAATCCGGTGATGGCACGCAATCTGGTCGAAAATTCTCGTGAACTGCTTGTCCAGTTCAGTTGGCCGGCCGTGGCAGCGCGGTATCAAGACCTGTATCAAAAAGTGTTGCGTCGCCGCCAAGCATAAGGCTGCCCAAGACCCGTTTTTCTCTTTTACTGATATAAAAACGCCCGAGCTGGCGTTCAGTCATTGTTCAGCTTGTGAAATAGCGAATACACTTTGTGGCCGGTAGATGCTTGACCTGAGCATTTACTTGTCATCCACAGCCGCTGATGGAGCGAGTTTTGAAGGTCCTGATCACGGATATACACCACGGTAATGGCGGCGGCCATGTCACCTATATTTTGGGGTTGTTGCGCGGACTGTCGCATCGGTGTGACTTTACGCTGGCGGCGCCGACAACGGGTCGTTTATATCGCGAAGCCTCCCAGATCCCGGGGGTCAGGGTGCTGCCGGGCTTTTACACAGCCCGAGTAGGGGCCGCTTTGTCTGAAATGTGGCGTCTGCGCCATTTTTTGCGGCGCGAGAGCTTTGATATCGTGCATTGCAACGGCAGTACCGATCATCGTCATGTCATGATCGCCAGCAAGATGCTGCCCAAGCCCCCCGTCATTATCTGGACCAAACACAATACCAATCGCGTTCATAGTCTTGGCAATCGCTTGCGAGCACGCTTTGGAACCGATCTGTGTATTGCTGTTAGCGATTATGTGGCACAACAACTGGCCCATTCGGATTATCGACGTTGCACGGTTGAGCGGATTTACCATGGTTTGGACCTGGAACACTATCGTCCGGTCAGTCGGCAGGAAAAACAGGCGGCCCGTTTGGCGCTGTTTGGTCCGGGCGTGACAGAGGACTGTCTGGTTCTGGGCTCGGTAGGGGGAACGGATCTGGAAAAGGGCTGGCTGCTACTGGTGCAGGCCGTGGCCCGTCTGGAGCCCGCGCTGAAACAGCGCGTGCGGATTCTGGTGGCTGGCGATCCGCCTGCCCCTGCGGTCTGCGAACAGGTACAGGCCTTGGGGTGTGCGCAACAAGTGGTGTTTCCCGGATTGGTCAAAGACGTTCGTTCGGTATTGGCAGCGTGTGATGTCGGTTTTGTCTTGTCGTATAAAGAGTCGGCATCTTATGCGTGCTACGAGTCGTTGGCATTGGGGCTGCCGGTGCTGATCTCCAACGCGGGCGGTTTGCCAGAGAGCATAGAGCATCAGCATGAGGGCTGGGTGGTGCCATGTGGTGACGTGGCGGCCATTGAAACTCACGTACGGGACATGTTGTGTCAGAAATACTGTCTGCATACGGTGGGTAAACGGGCCAGAGTCAGAGCAGAAAAACGGTTTGATGCACAGCGTTTTTCATTAGATACCTATCAGGCCTATCTGAAAGCGAAAACCGGCAGCTAAGCGTCCCTGGTAAAAAAAGAGACATTCTGGACTTGAGCCTGAATGTCTCTTTGTTTAAGACTTCAAGCCAGGAGCGGTCAGCGTTTCCAAGGTGCTTAACCAGATCAACGCATCCTGCCGCTTTTCCCCGCACATTTCCCGACTAGCTTGCAAGCCAGAGCAACAGGCCGGCCGCTCTGGCTGACCAAAAATTCGGCATCGCTGTTGTTCATCAAGCTGGATACAGGGCACACCAGCGGGTTTGCCGTCGGGCATACCGGGGATGGGGCTGGAGATCGAGGGGGCGATACAGCAGGCCCCGCAGTCGGAACGACAGATCATGCGGCCCATCCTCGGGACCAGTACACCAGAATTCCAACGTATTCCTTGATGATGGAACGGCTCGATTGCAAGGCCATCAGACTGGGCTTCCACAGGGAAAAGCCGGGACTGTTCGGTACCGTCAACTGTGGAGCGGCGCCTGCCGCAATCACATTGACCCCTTGCTTGCGAAAAATGGCCATGGCTCGAGGCATGTGCAGGGCAGAGGTGACCAGCAGAACCCGTCTGGCTTGCTTTTCCTGCAGCAACTGGGCCGTGTACTCGCCGTTTTGCTGGGTGGTCAGACTATTGTTTTCCATCAGTGTGGCGGAAGCGGGAACATCCAGATTGATCAGGGTGTTAGCCATGACCTGGGCTTCACTCACCCCGCCGTCCAGGGCCGCGCCGGACAGGACGATATAGGGGGCCCGGCCCGCCTTATAGAGTTCTGCAGCCCGCTCTACCCGTGCCGAGGTTCTTTGCGCCGTCTGTGGCAAAAACCAGTTGCTGCGGTTTTGGGCTGTATGCCCTCCCAACACCACGATGGCATCGGCTTGTTCCACCTGGGCGGCAGGCTGGTAAGGATACATCTTCTCCAGATAGCCACCGGCATACAGGCTGGTGGCGGGCAAGGACCAGGCGCCTGTCCAGAGTAAGCCGGCCAAGGCCAGCGCAGCGGCAGTTTTTCGCAGACGCACGATAAACAGCAGGACCGCCACTAGCAGCAGAGCGGCAAACAAATTCAGTGGAATGACCAGGCTGGTCAGAATGCTCGATAGGCTCATGGATGTTCCCGCTTGGACTCCAGGACATGTACCACCTCGTCCAACGTCGGCCATTGACCATCCCTACCCAGGCAGATCGCCCGTGGAGACCAGGGGCCGGTATCTTCGGGGTTGGTGACGCCACAGAGGGTCAGTTGCTGGGCCTTGATGGCGGCGGCGACGTGAGACACGCCGGAGTCATTGCAAATAACCCACTGCGCCTGCTGGCAAAGTCGTGCAAACGCGCCCAGGGGCAAAGGCGGCAAACAGCGTGCGCTAGGCGCATTTTGCAGGGCGGCCTCATACTCGTTGGGCGGGGGGCACATAATGACGGTTTTGCCTTGGGCTTGCAGATGGCGGGTCAGTTGGTCGAAATAAGGCCAGACTTTGACACGGCCTTTATGCAGTCCCGTTGCCGTCGGGGCGATCAGAATATAGTCACCGGGGCGCAGGGCGGCTTGGCGCAGACTGTTGTCGCCTTCTTGCCGTTGCAGGGGGCTGAGCGTCAAGTCCAGGGTGGCTGGGGCTTGTTCAGGAACCGGGCCTAGATGCCACAGTGCCAAAGCCTGCTGAACAATATAGAACCAGGATTGCACTGCATGCAACTGCTTTTGCGGTTTATTGATCGGCCAACGTAATAAAAGGCTACGACCATCGTCCCGGTAGCCGCAGGCTGGCAGGCCGGCCAGTTTGAAACTGAGAGCGCTGCTTAGCGAGTCGGGCAGCAGCAGGCCGTACGCATTGTGATGGCCATGCTGGCGGCGATAGCGACGTATGGCTTTGGCGTCCTGATGCCAGTGGCTGGTCATGGGAATGAAACCGTGCAAGGGGTAAGCCGAAAGCAGTTCGCGGGCCCAGGGACGGGCGCACACGACAACCGGCAAACCGGTATCCAGCAGAGCCTGTAGACACGGCAGGCTCATGCATACATCGCCTAGCCAATTAGGCAATCGCAGGTAAAGGGCAGAGGGATCAGACATGAACAGGACAACGAGACAGAGCGTACAAGAGCCGGGACGCTCGATTCAGGCAATGAGCGTTAGAATAAACACAATTAGATAGTATATAGGGTGTCCTCGTTGTCCAACGCCATACAATCCAAAATCAAGCCTGCTGGGCACGATCCCGTCAAATCCGATCTCTGGAAGCGCATTTACAGCCGTTTGCTTCCGTATTGGAAGGTTGTTGTGGTCGCGCTGATCTTGGTCAGCATTTCCTCGGCCACCCAGCCGGTCCTGGCGGTCATTATGAAGCCTTTGCTGGACGGGGGCTTTACCGGCGCCAATCCCGACTATATGTGGACCATCCCCTTGTCGGTGATCGGGTTGATGTTTGTACGGGGAATCACCACCTACGGCAGCTCTTATTTGTTTGCCTGGATCGCCAACAAAATGTTGCTGACGTTACGGGCAGACATGTTCTCGCGCCTGCTGGGATTGTCCGATTCGGAGTTCAAACAAGGCGACACGGGTCGCTTGCTGAACCGTTTCACGATTGATGCGGGCACCATGACAGGGGTGGCCACAGAAGTGGTCACGGTTGTGGTGCGTGAAACCCTGACGGTCATCGCCTTGCTGGGCGTGCTGCTTTACATGTCGTGGCAACTGACCGTCATCGTGTTTCTGGTCATGCCTGCCTCGGTCTTCGTGGCCAAAATGGTGTCGCGCCGACTGCGACGCATCAACCGCGATACCGTCAACATGAATGCCGAATTGACCCGGGTCGTCAGCGAAGCCATTGATGCCCAGCGCGTCATTAAGCTGTTTGATGGTTATGAGCGTGAAAACACCCGTTTCAGGTATGTGAACGCCCGCTTGCGTCGTTTTGCCATGCGTGCAGCCTCGGCTGATGCCGCCTTGTCGCCCATTACTCAGTTGTTTGTGTCCATTGCAGTGGCCGGGGTCATTTTTGTAGCCCTGTATCAGGCCAATACCGGCACATTGACCATAGGCAGCTTTGCGGCATTCATGGCTGCTCTGGGGCAGATTTTTGACCCGATCAAGCGCCTGACCAATATCACGGGCACCATGCAACGCATGTTGGTGGCCGCAGAAAGCGTGTTCAAGCTGGTCGATCAGGAGCCAGAGCCGGACACGGGCACCCGCGAACTCAAGCAGCCTGTGTACGGCCATATTGAATTCGATGCCGTGTCGCATCGTTTCCCCAATTCCCATCGCAACACCTTGTCAGAGGTCAGCTTTGCCGTCCAGCCGGGACAGACCATTGCGCTGGTGGGGCGCTCGGGCAGTGGGAAGACGACACTGGCCAATATGGTCCCACGCTTTCTGCTTCCGACTAGCGGACAAGTTCGAATCGATGGTATTGCGTCGGAAGAGCTGACCTTGCGCAGCTTGCGTAGCCACATTTCTCTGGTCAGCCAGGATGTCGTGCTGTTTGAGGCGACGATTGGCCAGAACGTGGCGTACGGCGCCGGCGTCGATGCCGATGTTTCTGTACAGCGTATCTGGGAAGCGCTGGAAGCGGCTAATTTGCGTGAGTTCGTGGAAAGTCTGCCGCAGGGGCTCGATACGATGGTGGGCGAAAATGCCAACTCCTTGTCTGGCGGTCAGCGCCAGCGTCTGGCTATTGCTCGTGCCCTGATCAAAAATGCGCCGATCCTGATTCTGGATGAGGCCACCTCGGCGCTGGATAATGAGTCCGAACGCCAGGTTCAGATGTCGCTTGAGACCCTGATGAAGGGGCGCAGCACCTTGGTGATCGCGCATCGCTTGTCCACGGTTCAAAATGCCGATCAAATTCTGGTGCTGGATGAGGGGCGGATTATTGAGCAGGGTCGTCACGATGAACTGTTGGCCCGCAACGGTGTATACGCCGGTTTTTACCAAATGCAATTTCAGTTCAACGAGTAAGCAGCCGGGGGCTGCACCATAAGGAACATCATGAAGAAAATCATTCTTGCGCTGGCTGGTTTGGCTGTGTTGGCAGGGTGCGCCAAGCAGAATGCAGAATTGCGGGAGCAGGATTTGCGTCGCTCCAGCTATTTCAAGACCGAGCGGCGCATCAATATGGATTTTGTAGCCATTCAGCGCGCCTTGTTCAAACATCAGGCAGAGTGCGGTAAAGCGGCCGTATTCAAGATGGACGAGCGTCAAGCCAGCTATGGGACCTTGCGTTACGAACTGGAGCCGGGGGCGGGTTGGGAAAAAAGTATTCTGGTGGACCTGACCCTGATGCAAAAAGGCTGGGTAGATGCCAAGGTTTATAGCTACTCGGGCAACGTCAAAAAGGAAATCAATGAAATATTTACCTCTTTGCGTGCTCCCGGCGTATGTAACCCCGAGGATGCGCCTAAAGAGGTGGTGCCCGAGGATGACTTTGTGCCCGTTACGCCGCTTTAAGCATCACGGTTTTCTGGGCGTGAAGAGCACCGCGTCC
This genomic interval from Alcaligenes ammonioxydans contains the following:
- a CDS encoding YkgJ family cysteine cluster protein, which gives rise to MICRSDCGACCIAPSISSPIPGMPDGKPAGVPCIQLDEQQRCRIFGQPERPACCSGLQASREMCGEKRQDALIWLSTLETLTAPGLKS
- a CDS encoding YdcF family protein encodes the protein MSLSSILTSLVIPLNLFAALLLVAVLLFIVRLRKTAAALALAGLLWTGAWSLPATSLYAGGYLEKMYPYQPAAQVEQADAIVVLGGHTAQNRSNWFLPQTAQRTSARVERAAELYKAGRAPYIVLSGAALDGGVSEAQVMANTLINLDVPASATLMENNSLTTQQNGEYTAQLLQEKQARRVLLVTSALHMPRAMAIFRKQGVNVIAAGAAPQLTVPNSPGFSLWKPSLMALQSSRSIIKEYVGILVYWSRGWAA
- a CDS encoding glycosyltransferase family 4 protein, producing the protein MSSGQAQDTDVAIPERLRIAFVVDRFGNRFGGAEAYGVELMRELAQHHEITVFAREYDSRCDLKLAYVPIRHWARWPGWIRGILFARQAAKATAQGFDIVHSHMNGWCGDVEVVHVTPVRFNWRVRPLPWLKKLGSYFSPRVWGYLGLEKRRLRPGPHAVVAVSGLIAEQLQQSYGNVHDYPVIAPGVLMPKADPQGVERARVRESLGFNKEQVVCLLVARNPLRKGLNTVLHALATLPDHYRLLVVGGKPGLRDQIRQQLQALNMQDRVILQGETSNVEPFYRAADIYVHPTLNDSFGMAPLEAMSYGLPVVLSPAPWCGFAQYVQGGYHALLLSHPEDARELAQGIEAISKNPVMARNLVENSRELLVQFSWPAVAARYQDLYQKVLRRRQA
- a CDS encoding glycosyltransferase family 9 protein, which gives rise to MSLPCLQALLDTGLPVVVCARPWARELLSAYPLHGFIPMTSHWHQDAKAIRRYRRQHGHHNAYGLLLPDSLSSALSFKLAGLPACGYRDDGRSLLLRWPINKPQKQLHAVQSWFYIVQQALALWHLGPVPEQAPATLDLTLSPLQRQEGDNSLRQAALRPGDYILIAPTATGLHKGRVKVWPYFDQLTRHLQAQGKTVIMCPPPNEYEAALQNAPSARCLPPLPLGAFARLCQQAQWVICNDSGVSHVAAAIKAQQLTLCGVTNPEDTGPWSPRAICLGRDGQWPTLDEVVHVLESKREHP
- a CDS encoding glycosyltransferase, which codes for MKVLITDIHHGNGGGHVTYILGLLRGLSHRCDFTLAAPTTGRLYREASQIPGVRVLPGFYTARVGAALSEMWRLRHFLRRESFDIVHCNGSTDHRHVMIASKMLPKPPVIIWTKHNTNRVHSLGNRLRARFGTDLCIAVSDYVAQQLAHSDYRRCTVERIYHGLDLEHYRPVSRQEKQAARLALFGPGVTEDCLVLGSVGGTDLEKGWLLLVQAVARLEPALKQRVRILVAGDPPAPAVCEQVQALGCAQQVVFPGLVKDVRSVLAACDVGFVLSYKESASYACYESLALGLPVLISNAGGLPESIEHQHEGWVVPCGDVAAIETHVRDMLCQKYCLHTVGKRARVRAEKRFDAQRFSLDTYQAYLKAKTGS
- the msbA gene encoding lipid A export permease/ATP-binding protein MsbA — encoded protein: MSSLSNAIQSKIKPAGHDPVKSDLWKRIYSRLLPYWKVVVVALILVSISSATQPVLAVIMKPLLDGGFTGANPDYMWTIPLSVIGLMFVRGITTYGSSYLFAWIANKMLLTLRADMFSRLLGLSDSEFKQGDTGRLLNRFTIDAGTMTGVATEVVTVVVRETLTVIALLGVLLYMSWQLTVIVFLVMPASVFVAKMVSRRLRRINRDTVNMNAELTRVVSEAIDAQRVIKLFDGYERENTRFRYVNARLRRFAMRAASADAALSPITQLFVSIAVAGVIFVALYQANTGTLTIGSFAAFMAALGQIFDPIKRLTNITGTMQRMLVAAESVFKLVDQEPEPDTGTRELKQPVYGHIEFDAVSHRFPNSHRNTLSEVSFAVQPGQTIALVGRSGSGKTTLANMVPRFLLPTSGQVRIDGIASEELTLRSLRSHISLVSQDVVLFEATIGQNVAYGAGVDADVSVQRIWEALEAANLREFVESLPQGLDTMVGENANSLSGGQRQRLAIARALIKNAPILILDEATSALDNESERQVQMSLETLMKGRSTLVIAHRLSTVQNADQILVLDEGRIIEQGRHDELLARNGVYAGFYQMQFQFNE
- a CDS encoding polysaccharide deacetylase family protein yields the protein MYHQVGVPAPKGSPYRGLTVHPTDFRRQMTWLKRLGYRGLSMAQLMPYLRGEKQGKVVGISFDDGYRNVFQNAMPVLDELGFTATNYIVARHLDGSNFWDQPKGVPHSGLMSLPELRAWVNAGHEAGSHTLDHVHLTDVSSEIAHYQIAQSKAELQEALQVEVSAFCYPYGDQNQGIREQVRQAGYLNATTTNRGLARLDDDLFDLPRVTVSRSTNILRFLQKCVTRLEDKRRTVSRS